A single Carassius carassius chromosome 3, fCarCar2.1, whole genome shotgun sequence DNA region contains:
- the LOC132118552 gene encoding ubiquitin thioesterase OTUB1-like isoform X2 — protein MAQQDRIQQEIATTNPLVSDRQDLSVLQGEYASEDTIYQLKIKDLQKKYSCIRKTRPDGNCFYRAFGFAHLESLLDDSKELQRFKVLAAKSKLDLVNQGFTEFTIEDFHNTFMDLIELCEKQQSLGELLSSFNDQSVSDYIVVYLRLLTSGYLQREHVFFKHFIEGGRSVKEFCQQEVEPMAKESDHIHIIALAKALNVPVLVEYMDRGEGGTVNHHVFPEGSEPRIFLLYRPGHYDILYK, from the exons ATGGCACAGCAGGACCGTATTCAGCAAGAG ATAGCCACCACTAACCCTTTAGTGTCGGACAGACAAGATCTCTCTGTGCTTCAGGGTGAATATGCTTCAGAAGACACCATTTACCAGCTCAAGATAAAG GACCTTCAAAAAAAGTATTCCTGTATTCGAAAGACACGGCCGGATGGAAATTGTTTCTACAGAGCTTTTGGCTTTGCACATTTGGAGTCACTACTGGATGACAGCAAAGAGCTGCAAAG GTTTAAAGTTCTTGCAGCTAAAAGCAAACTGGACCTTGTAAACCAGGGCTTCACAGAGTTCACTATCGAGGACTTTCACAACACT TTTATGGATTTGATTGAGCTGTGTGAAAAGCAGCAATCACTTGGTGAACTGCTGAGCTCCTTCAATGACCAGAGCGTGTCTGACTACATAGTGGTTTACCTGAGGCTTCTCACCTCGGGATACCTGCAGCGGGAGCATGTGTTCTTTAAGCACTTCATAGAGGGTGGCCGTTCTGTCAAAGAGTTTTGCCAGCAG GAGGTGGAACCCATGGCGAAAGAGAGCGACCACATCCATATCATTGCCTTGGCAAAAGCATTGAATGTGCCTGTATTAGTGGAATACATGGACAGAGGCGAGGGTGGAACAGTGAATCATCATGTCTTCCCTGAAGGAAGTGAGCCACGCATCTTCCTGCTCTACCGCCCAGGCCACTATGACATCCTGTATAAGTGA
- the fam113 gene encoding PC-esterase domain-containing protein 1A: protein MRSVTQRTSKQLLHNKFVVVLGDSIQRSVYKDLVLVLRRDAYLSVSQLKSKGEFSFEQDCLVEGGRLGEMNNGTAYKEVRQYRTDHHLIRFYFVTRVFSNYMESILTDFETGMKPDLVIVNSCVWDISRYSREWATKYRNDLHTFFSKLKAILPPESLVVWNMTMPLGKKIVGGFLVPEIQHMGPTLRFDVIEANYFGATLANEYGFDVLDFHFQFRFSLQHRMQDGVHWNAVAHRQITCLLLEHVAQAWGVELPDLDQVKANVHPPLHYSHNWKTATSSVPVRHQGPLYSNERGFNPPVMPAIHYNTAPAWTPGQKMRPFSGYASQFYSNGVPPHFTTGYQSFEREPFYRGVHSAAAPYWPVNNLVMKHKQRRPYNPYTRERPRTYRY from the exons ATGAGGTCTGTGACTCAGCGCACTTCAAAGCAGCTGCTGCACAACAAGTTCGTTGTGGTCTTAGGCGATTCAA TTCAACGTTCGGTTTACAAGGATCTAGTCCTCGTGTTGAGGAGAGATGCGTATTTAAGTGTATCACAACTAAAAAGCAAG GGTGAGTTTTCCTTTGAGCAAGACTGTCTGGTAGAAGGCGGCCGGCTCGGTGAAATGAACAATGGCACTGCCTATAAAGAAGTGAGACAGTACAGAACGGATCACCACTTGATCCGTTTCTATTTTGTCACGCGTGTCTTCTCAAACTACATGGAGAGCATCTTGACTGACTTTGAAACAGGAATGAAACCAGACCTGGTCATCGTCAATTCTTGTGTGTGGGATATATCAAG GTACAGCCGTGAATGGGCAACCAAATATAGAAATGACCTTCACACATTCTTCAGTAAACTGAAGGCCATTTTGCCTCCAGAAAGCCTGGTCGTGTGGAATATGACCATGCCTTTGGGAAAGAAGATTGTGGGTGGATTCCTGGTTCCAGAG ATTCAACACATGGGTCCCACATTGAGATTCGACGTGATCGAAGCAAACTACTTCGGAGCCACTCTTGCCAATGAGTACGGCTTTGATGTTCTAGACTTTCACTTCCAGTTCCGGTTCAGCCTGCAGCATCGTATGCAAGATGGTGTACACTGGAATGCTGTCGCCCACCGGCAGATTACATGCCTGCTACTGGAGCATGTAGCACAGGCGTGGGGAGTGGAACTGCCAGATCTTG ACCAGGTTAAGGCAAATGTTCACCCACCATTACATTACAGCCATAACTGGAAGACTGCTACATCAAGTGTTCCCGTACGCCATCAAG GTCCTCTATATAGCAACGAGAGAGGCTTCAATCCCCCTGTGATGCCTGCCATCCACTATAACACTG CTCCAGCCTGGACACCAGGCCAAAAGATGAGACCGTTCAGTGGCTATGCTTCACAGTTTTACAGCAATGGTGTACCTCCCCACTTTACAACAGGATACCAGAGCTTTGAAAGGGAACCCTTCTACAGAG GTGTTCATTCAGCTGCTGCCCCCTACTGGCCAGTGAACAACTTGGTCATGAAACACAAACAGAGAAGACCATATAATCCTTACACACGAGAGAGACCACGTACTTACAGATACTGA
- the LOC132118552 gene encoding ubiquitin thioesterase OTUB1-like isoform X1, whose product MANEQQESSQGEMEGVNCLAHDEAIMAQQDRIQQEIATTNPLVSDRQDLSVLQGEYASEDTIYQLKIKDLQKKYSCIRKTRPDGNCFYRAFGFAHLESLLDDSKELQRFKVLAAKSKLDLVNQGFTEFTIEDFHNTFMDLIELCEKQQSLGELLSSFNDQSVSDYIVVYLRLLTSGYLQREHVFFKHFIEGGRSVKEFCQQEVEPMAKESDHIHIIALAKALNVPVLVEYMDRGEGGTVNHHVFPEGSEPRIFLLYRPGHYDILYK is encoded by the exons ATGGCGAATGAACAGCAGGAATCATCACAGGGAGAGATGGAGG GAGTTAACTGCCTTGCACATGACGAAGCCATTATGGCACAGCAGGACCGTATTCAGCAAGAG ATAGCCACCACTAACCCTTTAGTGTCGGACAGACAAGATCTCTCTGTGCTTCAGGGTGAATATGCTTCAGAAGACACCATTTACCAGCTCAAGATAAAG GACCTTCAAAAAAAGTATTCCTGTATTCGAAAGACACGGCCGGATGGAAATTGTTTCTACAGAGCTTTTGGCTTTGCACATTTGGAGTCACTACTGGATGACAGCAAAGAGCTGCAAAG GTTTAAAGTTCTTGCAGCTAAAAGCAAACTGGACCTTGTAAACCAGGGCTTCACAGAGTTCACTATCGAGGACTTTCACAACACT TTTATGGATTTGATTGAGCTGTGTGAAAAGCAGCAATCACTTGGTGAACTGCTGAGCTCCTTCAATGACCAGAGCGTGTCTGACTACATAGTGGTTTACCTGAGGCTTCTCACCTCGGGATACCTGCAGCGGGAGCATGTGTTCTTTAAGCACTTCATAGAGGGTGGCCGTTCTGTCAAAGAGTTTTGCCAGCAG GAGGTGGAACCCATGGCGAAAGAGAGCGACCACATCCATATCATTGCCTTGGCAAAAGCATTGAATGTGCCTGTATTAGTGGAATACATGGACAGAGGCGAGGGTGGAACAGTGAATCATCATGTCTTCCCTGAAGGAAGTGAGCCACGCATCTTCCTGCTCTACCGCCCAGGCCACTATGACATCCTGTATAAGTGA